From the Theobroma cacao cultivar B97-61/B2 chromosome 2, Criollo_cocoa_genome_V2, whole genome shotgun sequence genome, one window contains:
- the LOC18607348 gene encoding putative elongation of fatty acids protein DDB_G0272012 — MELPFFPTLYSTVKGLVVRQPFFPTLEDWLVNHPKILEFSWNQGQTPGSSQRFLTLTVLSYISFTFILSQVSRPSLARPVLKSISALHNMFLLVLSFVMALGCLVSIFSQVPNFNTLVCLPKRTSPSGPLFFWAYIFYLSKIVEFMDTLLIILSNSMKRLSFLHVYHHSMVVIMCYMCLESAQSSFSMVLVTNCVVHIVMYTYYLMCTLGMRPKWKKAVTDFQLLQFWASFLIMAMLVFYHFTGSGCSGILSWFFNAFFIISLLFLFSDFHAKSYSSPKVKGN, encoded by the coding sequence ATGGAGCTTCCCTTCTTCCCAACCCTCTACTCAACCGTTAAAGGCTTGGTAGTGAGACAACCTTTTTTCCCGACCCTGGAAGATTGGCTAGTGAATCACCCGAAAATCCTTGAGTTTTCATGGAACCAAGGCCAAACTCCAGGCTCCTCCCAGCGCTTCCTCACCCTCACTGTCTTGTCCTACATCTCCTTCACGTTCATTCTCTCCCAAGTGTCTCGCCCTTCCCTCGCACGTCCGGTCCTGAAATCGATCTCAGCACTCCACAACATGTTCCTCCTCGTCCTCTCCTTCGTCATGGCCCTTGGTTGCCTCGTTTCCATCTTCTCCCAGGTGCCTAACTTTAATACTCTCGTCTGCCTCCCTAAGCGCACATCGCCATCGGGACCCCTCTTTTTCTGGGCCTACATCTTCTACCTCTCCAAGATTGTTGAATTCATGGATACCCTTTTGATCATCCTCAGCAACTCCATGAAAAGACTGTCGTTTCTTCACGTGTACCACCACTCCATGGTCGTAATCATGTGTTACATGTGCTTAGAAAGTGCTCAATCTTCCTTCTCCATGGTGCTTGTTACCAACTGCGTGGTGCATATCGTAATGTACACCTACTACTTGATGTGCACCCTCGGGATGCGCCCCAAGTGGAAGAAAGCGGTGACTGATTTCCAGCTTCTGCAGTTCTGGGCAAGCTTTCTGATCATGGCCATGCTTGTCTTCTACCACTTCACCGGGTCAGGGTGCTCCGGTATTTTGAGCTGGTTCTTCAATGCATTCTTCATCATTTCTCTCCTGTTCTTGTTCTCAGACTTCCATGCTAAGAGTTACTCATCCCCTAAGGTTAAGGGTAACTAA
- the LOC18607349 gene encoding pathogenesis-related protein 5 produces the protein MAHNVSLLFCIFVFLASGAKMYANAKNFTLVNQCKETIWPATITDGSGNFHGEDFKLEPGQTAIYNASDTWSGRIWGRTGCKFDTKTGDGTCQTGSCGTSINCTSAGSLPVSIAEFTLGDTDFYDVSLVDGFNLPIVIKPGGGKGNCSTAGCDGDLRQNCSSDLAVKNNGNVVGCRSACDAFNKDEYCCRGTYGDPVSCLPTNYSKSFKQVCPAASSYAYDNRVSIITCSASDYLVAFCALRNSTICSYQNQKFVCSTTSEGFKAFSQSWRIVMLAFPLVSILQILL, from the exons ATGGCTCACAATGTTAGTTTACTTTTCTGCATCTTCGTTTTCCTCGCATCAG GTGCAAAAATGTATGCAAATGCCAAAAATTTTACTCTTGTGAACCAGTGCAAAGAGACAATATGGCCTGCAACAATCACAGATGGATCAGGCAACTTCCATGGTGAAGACTTTAAATTGGAACCAGGCCAAACCGCCATCTACAATGCCTCGGACACGTGGAGTGGCCGCATATGGGGTCGGACAGGTTGCAAATTTGATACTAAAACTGGCGATGGGACATGCCAAACAGGCAGCTGTGGCACCTCCATTAATTGCACGAGTGCCGGGAGCCTGCCTGTTTCCATAGCCGAATTCACTCTCGGTGATACTGATTTTTATGATGTTAGCCTCGTGGATGGGTTCAATTTGCCCATTGTGATCAAGCCTGGTGGCGGTAAAGGCAATTGCAGCACTGCTGGTTGTGATGGGGACTTGAGGCAGAATTGCTCATCAGATCTTGCGGTGAAAAATAATGGCAACGTTGTTGGTTGCAGGAGTGCATGTGATGCCTTCAACAAGGATGAGTATTGTTGTCGTGGGACATATGGCGACCCTGTATCGTGTTTGCCTACAAACTATTCCAAGAGTTTCAAACAAGTATGCCCTGCAGCATCTAGCTATGCCTACGATAACCGTGTCAGCATCATAACTTGCTCTGCATCAGATTACTTGGTGGCTTTCTGTGCATTAAG GAACAGTACAATTTGCTCCTATCAGAATCAGAAGTTTGTTTGCAGTACTACATCAGAGGGCTTCAAGGCATTCTCTCAAAGCTGGAGGATTGTGATGCTGGCATTCCCATTGGTTTCCATTTTACAAATTTTGCTCTAG
- the LOC18607350 gene encoding uncharacterized protein LOC18607350 isoform X1, whose translation MVAKLMVTHFKASNFGLASLISGNKDVCKFGYFSRNSASRHKLRFKLVGAQGDRWKLNDIDTNAMQERINSWLSKTQHFLTEVTLPLVKNGHSGKPDPGNEIDTQAMEDIFLAEQTIPSSTPNGNLSLAAIVSIEQFSRMNGLTGQKMQKIFKALVPKHVYDDARNLVEYCCFRFLSRDASDLHPCLKEPAFQKLIFITMLAWENPYCSEDDFNAHASRKAFFQGKLVGEEAFSRIAPAISGLADRPTVHNLFKALASNEQGISLRVWLTYIDELLKVHEGRRSYQVREYPQLSEERILCLGSSRKRPVLKWENNMAWPGKLTLTDKALYFEAVRFQGQKDAVRLDLTRHGLEVKKVKVGPFNSGLFDSGVAVSSGPGSQTWVLEFVDLGGELRRDVWHAFISEIITLHKFLSEYGPDDDDQSLFQVFGSHKGWEKAITGALNGIARLQALQFMRKLLDDPIKLVQFSYLQNAPYGDVVFQALALNYWGGPLVAKFTDAGYQRAQAISPSEEVYEVNDHVFDIDGSVYLRKWMRSPSWSSSASIGFWKHSPIRQVVVLNKNLVVADETLVERAAAICKQKYQAVEKTQATIDAATLQGIPSNIDLFKELILPLTITARNFERLRRWEEPHLTLSFLGFAYTIIFRNLLSYMFPMVLLVLATSMLTLKGLKEQGRLGRSFGKVTICDQPPSNTIQKIIAVKDAMRDVENYLQNLNVTLLKLRTILLAGQPQQITTEVALVLLSSATILLVVPFKYVLAFLLCDLFTRELEFRREMVRRFISFLKERWDTVPAAPVIVLPFEGEESRSVNQRSQSDKKAIRKKAEQSEA comes from the exons atggttGCAAAATTGATGGTTACCCACTTCAAAGCATCGAATTTTGGGTTGGCTTCTTTGATTTCTGGCAATAAAGACGTTTGCAAGTTTGGATATTTCTCAAGAAACTCTGCTTCGCGGCACAAGTTAAGATTCAAGCTTGTGGGAGCTCAGGGGGATAGGTGGAAGCTCAATGACATTGATACCA ATGCTATGCAAGAAAGAATAAATTCATGGCTGTCAAAGACCCAACATTTTTTGACTGAGGTAACTTTGCCACTAGTAAAAAATGGTCACAGCGGAAAGCCTGATCCTGGAAATGAGATCGACACTCAAGCCATGGAGGACATTTTTCTGGCAGAACAGACTATTCCTAGTAGTACACCCAATGGAAACCTATCATTGGCTGCTATTGTGTCTATTGAGCAGTTTAGCAG GATGAATGGATTGACTGGGCAAAAAATGCAGAAGATATTTAAAGCTCTCGTTCCTAAACATGTGTATGATGATGCTCGTAATTTGGTGGAGTATTGCTGCTTTAGGTTCTTGTCAAGGGATGCATCTGATCTCCATCCCTGCCTTAAG GAACCTGCATTCCAGAAACTAATTTTCATCACAATGCTTGCTTGGGAGAATCCTTACTGCAGTGAAGATGATTTCAATGCCCATGCATCAAGAAAAGCTTTTTTTCag GGAAAGCTGGTGGGAGAAGAGGCTTTCTCTCGTATTGCTCCAGCAATTTCTGGTTTAGCTGATCGCCCTACAGTGCACAACCTTTTCAAAGCTCTTGCTAGTAATGAACAAGGCATCTCATTAAGAGTGTGGCTAACTTATATTGATGAACTTCTCAA AGTGCATGAAGGAAGGAGATCTTATCAGGTCCGTGAATATCCTCAGCTCTCAGAGGAAAGGATCTTGTGCCTTGGTTCCAGCAGGAAGCGCCCTGTTCTAAAATGGGAGAATAACATGGCATGGCCAGGAAAACTTACTCTAACAGATAAAGCGCTGTATTTTGAG GCAGTTCGATTTCAAGGGCAAAAAGATGCAGTAAGACTTGATCTAACCAGGCATGGATTGGAAGTGAAGAAAGTAAAAGTTGGACCTTTCAATTCAGGGCTTTTTGACTCTGGAGTAGCTGTTTCATCTGGTCCTGG ATCACAGACATGGGTACTGGAGTTTGTTGACTTGGGAGGTGAATTGAGACGAGATGTTTGGCATGCTTTTATCAGTGAAATTATTACCCTACACAAGTTTCTTAGTGAGTATGGACCAGATGATGACGATCAATCACTATTTCAAGTATTCGGTTCTCACAAAGGGTGGGAAAAGGCTATCACGGGTGCCCTTAATGGCATTGCTAGACTTCAGGCTCTCCAGTTTATGCGAAAGTTGTTGGATGATCCAATCAAACTTGTTCAGTTCTCTTATTTGCAAAATGCACCCTATGGTGATGTTGTTTTCCAAGCTCTAGCTCTAAATTATTGGGGTGGACCTTTAGTTGCAAAATTTACAGATGCCGGGTATCAACGAGCTCAAGCAATAAGCCCTTCTGAAGAGGTATATGAAGTAAATGATCATGTATTTGACATTGATGGAAGTGTTTACTTGCGGAAATGGATGAGATCTCCATCTTGGAGTTCTAGTGCTTCCATTGGTTTTTGGAAGCATTCTCCAATTAGACAAGTAGTAGtgttaaataaaaatcttgttgTGGCTGATGAGACCCTAGTAGAAAGGGCAGCAGCAATCTGCAAACAAAAATACCAGGCAGTGGAAAAAACTCAAGCCACAATTGACGCAGCGACACTTCAAGGGATACCCAGTAATATTGACCTTTTCAAG GAACTTATTCTTCCTTTGACAATAACAGCTAGGAATTTTGAAAGGCTTAGACGCTGGGAGGAGCCACACCTGACTCTCTCTTTTCTTGGATTTGCATATACAATTATTTTCAG AAATCTGCTGTCATATATGTTTCCCATGGTATTGCTTGTCTTAGCCACTAGCATGCTAACGCTTAAGGGGCTCAAGGAGCAAGGTCGCCTGGGTAGATCTTTCGGAAAAGTCACTATCTGTGATCAGCCACCTTCAAATaccattcaaaaaattatagcTGTAAAAGATGCTATGCGTGACGTGGAAAACTATCTCCAGAATCTGAATGTTACCCTCCTGAAATTACGTACGATTCTCCTTGCAGGTCAGCCTCAG cAGATAACAACTGAGGTCGCACTGGTGTTGTTATCATCTGCAACCATTCTTCTTGTTGTCCCTTTCAAGTATGTTCTTGCCTTTCTTCTATGCGATCTCTTCACTCGAGAGCTTGAATTCAGGAGGGAGATGGTTAGGAGATTCATAAGTTTCCTGAAGGAGCGTTGGGACACTGTGCCTGCAGCCCCTGTAATTGTATTACCATTTGAAGGTGAGGAGTCCAGATCAGTGAATCAAAGAAGCCAATCGGATAAAAAGGCAATTAGAAAGAAGGCAGAGCAGTCAGAGGCCTAG
- the LOC18607350 gene encoding uncharacterized protein LOC18607350 isoform X2, translated as MVAKLMVTHFKASNFGLASLISGNKDVCKFGYFSRNSASRHKLRFKLVGAQGDRWKLNDIDTNAMQERINSWLSKTQHFLTEVTLPLVKNGHSGKPDPGNEIDTQAMEDIFLAEQTIPSSTPNGNLSLAAIVSIEQFSRMNGLTGQKMQKIFKALVPKHVYDDARNLVEYCCFRFLSRDASDLHPCLKEPAFQKLIFITMLAWENPYCSEDDFNAHASRKAFFQGKLVGEEAFSRIAPAISGLADRPTVHNLFKALASNEQGISLRVWLTYIDELLKVHEGRRSYQVREYPQLSEERILCLGSSRKRPVLKWENNMAWPGKLTLTDKALYFEAVRFQGQKDAVRLDLTRHGLEVKKVKVGPFNSGLFDSGVAVSSGPGSQTWVLEFVDLGGELRRDVWHAFISEIITLHKFLSEYGPDDDDQSLFQVFGSHKGWEKAITGALNGIARLQALQFMRKLLDDPIKLVQFSYLQNAPYGDVVFQALALNYWGGPLVAKFTDAGYQRAQAISPSEEVYEVNDHVFDIDGSVYLRKWMRSPSWSSSASIGFWKHSPIRQVVVLNKNLVVADETLVERAAAICKQKYQAVEKTQATIDAATLQGIPSNIDLFKELILPLTITARNFERLRRWEEPHLTLSFLGFAYTIIFRNLLSYMFPMVLLVLATSMLTLKGLKEQGRLGRSFGKVTICDQPPSNTIQKIIAVKDAMRDVENYLQNLNVTLLKLRTILLAGQPQITTEVALVLLSSATILLVVPFKYVLAFLLCDLFTRELEFRREMVRRFISFLKERWDTVPAAPVIVLPFEGEESRSVNQRSQSDKKAIRKKAEQSEA; from the exons atggttGCAAAATTGATGGTTACCCACTTCAAAGCATCGAATTTTGGGTTGGCTTCTTTGATTTCTGGCAATAAAGACGTTTGCAAGTTTGGATATTTCTCAAGAAACTCTGCTTCGCGGCACAAGTTAAGATTCAAGCTTGTGGGAGCTCAGGGGGATAGGTGGAAGCTCAATGACATTGATACCA ATGCTATGCAAGAAAGAATAAATTCATGGCTGTCAAAGACCCAACATTTTTTGACTGAGGTAACTTTGCCACTAGTAAAAAATGGTCACAGCGGAAAGCCTGATCCTGGAAATGAGATCGACACTCAAGCCATGGAGGACATTTTTCTGGCAGAACAGACTATTCCTAGTAGTACACCCAATGGAAACCTATCATTGGCTGCTATTGTGTCTATTGAGCAGTTTAGCAG GATGAATGGATTGACTGGGCAAAAAATGCAGAAGATATTTAAAGCTCTCGTTCCTAAACATGTGTATGATGATGCTCGTAATTTGGTGGAGTATTGCTGCTTTAGGTTCTTGTCAAGGGATGCATCTGATCTCCATCCCTGCCTTAAG GAACCTGCATTCCAGAAACTAATTTTCATCACAATGCTTGCTTGGGAGAATCCTTACTGCAGTGAAGATGATTTCAATGCCCATGCATCAAGAAAAGCTTTTTTTCag GGAAAGCTGGTGGGAGAAGAGGCTTTCTCTCGTATTGCTCCAGCAATTTCTGGTTTAGCTGATCGCCCTACAGTGCACAACCTTTTCAAAGCTCTTGCTAGTAATGAACAAGGCATCTCATTAAGAGTGTGGCTAACTTATATTGATGAACTTCTCAA AGTGCATGAAGGAAGGAGATCTTATCAGGTCCGTGAATATCCTCAGCTCTCAGAGGAAAGGATCTTGTGCCTTGGTTCCAGCAGGAAGCGCCCTGTTCTAAAATGGGAGAATAACATGGCATGGCCAGGAAAACTTACTCTAACAGATAAAGCGCTGTATTTTGAG GCAGTTCGATTTCAAGGGCAAAAAGATGCAGTAAGACTTGATCTAACCAGGCATGGATTGGAAGTGAAGAAAGTAAAAGTTGGACCTTTCAATTCAGGGCTTTTTGACTCTGGAGTAGCTGTTTCATCTGGTCCTGG ATCACAGACATGGGTACTGGAGTTTGTTGACTTGGGAGGTGAATTGAGACGAGATGTTTGGCATGCTTTTATCAGTGAAATTATTACCCTACACAAGTTTCTTAGTGAGTATGGACCAGATGATGACGATCAATCACTATTTCAAGTATTCGGTTCTCACAAAGGGTGGGAAAAGGCTATCACGGGTGCCCTTAATGGCATTGCTAGACTTCAGGCTCTCCAGTTTATGCGAAAGTTGTTGGATGATCCAATCAAACTTGTTCAGTTCTCTTATTTGCAAAATGCACCCTATGGTGATGTTGTTTTCCAAGCTCTAGCTCTAAATTATTGGGGTGGACCTTTAGTTGCAAAATTTACAGATGCCGGGTATCAACGAGCTCAAGCAATAAGCCCTTCTGAAGAGGTATATGAAGTAAATGATCATGTATTTGACATTGATGGAAGTGTTTACTTGCGGAAATGGATGAGATCTCCATCTTGGAGTTCTAGTGCTTCCATTGGTTTTTGGAAGCATTCTCCAATTAGACAAGTAGTAGtgttaaataaaaatcttgttgTGGCTGATGAGACCCTAGTAGAAAGGGCAGCAGCAATCTGCAAACAAAAATACCAGGCAGTGGAAAAAACTCAAGCCACAATTGACGCAGCGACACTTCAAGGGATACCCAGTAATATTGACCTTTTCAAG GAACTTATTCTTCCTTTGACAATAACAGCTAGGAATTTTGAAAGGCTTAGACGCTGGGAGGAGCCACACCTGACTCTCTCTTTTCTTGGATTTGCATATACAATTATTTTCAG AAATCTGCTGTCATATATGTTTCCCATGGTATTGCTTGTCTTAGCCACTAGCATGCTAACGCTTAAGGGGCTCAAGGAGCAAGGTCGCCTGGGTAGATCTTTCGGAAAAGTCACTATCTGTGATCAGCCACCTTCAAATaccattcaaaaaattatagcTGTAAAAGATGCTATGCGTGACGTGGAAAACTATCTCCAGAATCTGAATGTTACCCTCCTGAAATTACGTACGATTCTCCTTGCAGGTCAGCCTCAG ATAACAACTGAGGTCGCACTGGTGTTGTTATCATCTGCAACCATTCTTCTTGTTGTCCCTTTCAAGTATGTTCTTGCCTTTCTTCTATGCGATCTCTTCACTCGAGAGCTTGAATTCAGGAGGGAGATGGTTAGGAGATTCATAAGTTTCCTGAAGGAGCGTTGGGACACTGTGCCTGCAGCCCCTGTAATTGTATTACCATTTGAAGGTGAGGAGTCCAGATCAGTGAATCAAAGAAGCCAATCGGATAAAAAGGCAATTAGAAAGAAGGCAGAGCAGTCAGAGGCCTAG